One genomic window of Acomys russatus chromosome 29, mAcoRus1.1, whole genome shotgun sequence includes the following:
- the Aldh4a1 gene encoding delta-1-pyrroline-5-carboxylate dehydrogenase, mitochondrial, which produces MMGGRMRPGAPLDSWNRGTEKEVAATVSQVTGTRHWLRWKHTSSLKVANEPILAFTQGSPERDALQKALEDLKGQTEAIPCVVGDEEVWTSDVQYQLSPFNHGHKVAKFCYADKALLNKAIEAALAARKEWDLKPVADRAQIFLKAADTLSGPRRAEILAKTMVGQGKTVIQAEIDAAAELIDFFRFNAKFAVELEGEQPISVPPSTNRVVYRGLEGFVAAISPFNFTAIGGNLAGAPALMGNVVLWKPSDTAMLASYAVYRILREAGLPPNIIQFVPADGPTFGDTITSSEHLCGINFTGSVPTFKHLWKQVAQNLDRFRTFPRLAGECGGKNFHFVHSSADVDSVVSGTLRSAFEYGGQKCSACSRLYVPQSLWPQIKGRLLEEHSRIKVGDPSEDFGTFFSAVIDAKAFARIKKWLEHARSSPSLSVLAGGQCNESVGYYVEPCIVESKDPQEPIMKEEIFGPVLTVYVYPDDKYRETLQLVDSTTSYGLTGAVFAQDKAIVQEATRMLRNAAGNFYINDKSTGSVVGQQPFGGARASGTNDKPGGPHYILRWTSPQVIKETHKPLGDWRYSYMQ; this is translated from the exons ATGATGGGTGGCCGGATGCGGCCTGGAGCCCCGCTGGACTCGTGGAACCGTGGG ACAGAGAAGGAGGTGGCGGCCACAGTCAGCCAGGTCACAGGAACCCGACACTG GCTGCGGTGGAAACACACCTCTTCTCTGAAGGTGGCCAATGAACCCATCTTAGCATTCACACAGGGCAGCCCTGAGCGGGACGCACTGCAGAAG GCTCTGGAGGATCTGAAGGGCCAGACAGAAGCCATCCCCTGTGTTGTCGGGGACGAGGAGGTGTGGACGTCTGACGTGCAGTACCAACTGTCG ccCTTTAACCATGGACACAAGGTGGCCAAGTTCTGTTACGCGGACAAG GCCTTGCTCAACAAAGCCATCGAAGCTGCCTTGGCTGCCAGGAAAGAATGGGACCTGAAGCCCGTGGCAGACCGAGCCCAGATCTTCCTGAAGGCAGCAGATACGCTGAGCGGTCCACGGAGGGCTGAAATCCTTGCCAAGACCATGGTGGGACAG GGCAAGACCGTGATCCAAGCAGAGATCGATGCTGCAGCCGAGCTTATCGACTTCTTCCGTTTCAACGCTAAGTTCGCCGTGGAACTGGAGGGTGAACAGCCCATCAGCGTGCCACCCAGCACCAACCGTGTGGTGTACCGGGGGCTGGAG ggCTTTGTGGCTGCCATCTCGCCCTTCAACTTCACTGCAATCGGAGGCAACCTGGCAGGTGCACCGGCCTTAATG GGCAATGTGGTCCTGTGGAAGCCCAGTGACACTGCCATGCTGGCTAGTTATGCTGTCTACCGTATCCTCCGGGAGGCTGGCTTGCCCCCCAACATAATCCAGTTTGTGCCAGCTGATGGGCCAACATTCGGGGACACAATCACGAGCTCAGAGCACCTCTGTGGCATCAACTTCACAGGCAGTGTGCC CACCTTCAAACACCTGTGGAAACAAGTGGCCCAGAATCTGGACCGTTTCCGTACCTTCCCACGCCTGGCTGGAG AGTGTGGTGGGAAGAATTTCCACTTCGTGCACAGCTCGGCGGATGTGGACAGCGTGGTGAGCGGGACTCTGCGCTCGGCCTTCGAATACGGTGGTCAGAAGTGCTCAGCCTGCTCACGCCTCTACGTGCCACAGTCGCTGTGGCCACAGATCAAAGGGCGGCTGCTGGAGGAGCACAGCAGGATCAAAGTGGGCGAC CCTTCAGAGGACTTTGGGACCTTCTTCTCTGCAGTGATTGATGCCAAG GCCTTCGCTCGCATCAAGAAGTGGCTGGAGCATGCGCGGTCCTCGCCCAGCCTCAGCGTCCTGGCTGGGGGCCAGTGCAACGAGTCGGTGGGTTACTACGTGGAGCCATGCATCGTTGAGAGCAAGGACCCACAGGAGCCCATTATGAAGGAG gagATCTTCGGTCCCGTGCTGACAGTGTATGTGTACCCTGATGACAAGTACAGAGAGACGCTGCAGCTGGTCGACAGCACCACCAGCTATGGCCTCACGGGGGCAGTGTTTGCCCAGGATAA AGCGATTGTCCAGGAAGCCACAAGGATGCTGAGGAATGCTGCTGGCAACTTTTACATCAATGACAAGTCTACTGGGTCTGTGGTGGGCCAGCAGCCCTTTGGGGGTGCCCGGGCCTCTG GAACCAATGACAAACCAGGAGGCCCCCACTACATCCTGCGCTGGACATCACCCCAGGTCATCAAGGAGACTCATAAGCCTCTGGGGGATTGGCGATACTCCTACATGCAGTGA
- the Tas1r2 gene encoding taste receptor type 1 member 2 → MGPQARTLHLLFLLLHAQNKPVQLVENSDFHLAGDYLLGGLFSLHANVKSVSHLSYLHVPRCNEYNMKVLGYNLMQAMRFAVEEINNCSTLLPGVLLGYEMVDVCYLSNNIHPALYFLAQDDDFLPILNDYSQYVPHVVAVIGPDNSEATITVSNLLSHFLIPQVTYSAISDKLRDKRRFPAMLRTVSSATHHIEAMVQMMIHFHWNWIVVLASNDDYGRENSHLFSQRLINTGDICIAFQEVLPIPEPSQALRPEEQSHLDNILDKLWRTSARVVVVFSPELTLHNFFLEVLRWNFTGFVWIASESWAIDPALHNLTELRHTGTFLGVTTQRVSIPGFSEFRVRRAKPGYPMPNKTNLRATCNQDCDACLNITESFNNILMLSGERVVYSVYSAVYAVAHALHRFLHCNQVHCTKRMVYPWQLLGEIWQVNFTLLGNRLFFDQRGDMPMLLDIIQWQWDLSQNPFQSIASYSPTQKRLTYINNVSWHTPNNTIPVSMCSKSCQPGQMKKPIGLHPCCFECVDCPPGTYLNRSADEFNCLPCPGSMWSYKNDITCFKRHLAFLEWYDVSTIVVTILAAVGFFSTLAILLIFWRHLQTPMVRSAGGPMCFLMLVPLLLAFGMVPVYVGPPTVFSCFCRQAFFTVCFSVCLSCITVRSFQIVCVFKMARRLPRAYAFWLRCHGPYAFVAFITAIKMALVAGNMLATTINPIGRTDPEDPTIMILSCHPNYRNGLLLNTSMDLLLSVLGFSFAYLGKELPTNYNEAKFITLSMTFSFASSTSLCTFMSVHDGVLVTIMDLLVTVLNFLAIGLGYFGPKCYMILFYPERNTSAYFNSVIQGYTMRKS, encoded by the exons ATGGGGCCCCAGGCAAGAACACTCCActtgctctttctccttctgcatGCCCAGAATAAGCCAGTCCAGCTGGTAGAGAACTCTGACTTCCACCTGGCTGGGGACTACCTCCTGGGTGGCCTCTTCTCCCTCCATGCCAACGTGAAGAGCGTCTCCCACCTCAGCTACCTGCACGTGCCCAGGTGTAATGA GTACAACATGAAGGTGTTGGGCTACAACCTCATGCAGGCCATGCGCTTCGCCGTGGAGGAGATCAACAACTGCAGCACTCTGCTACCGGGCGTGCTGCTCGGCTACGAGATGGTGGACGTGTGCTACCTCTCCAACAACATCCATCCTGCGCTCTACTTCCTGGCACAGGATGATGACTTCCTGCCCATCCTCAATGACTACAGCCAGTATGTGCCCCACGTCGTGGCTGTCATCGGCCCAGACAACTCTGAGGCCACCATCACCGTGTCCAACCTCCTCTCCCATTTCCTCATTCCACAG GTCACATACAGCGCCATCTCCGACAAGCTGCGGGACAAGCGGCGCTTCCCTGCCATGCTGCGCACCGTGTCCAGCGCCACCCATCACATCGAGGCCATGGTGCAGATGATGATTCATTTCCACTGGAACTGGATCGTGGTGCTGGCAAGTAATGATGATTATGGCCGGGAGAacagccacctcttcagccaGCGTCTGATCAACACGGGCGACATCTGCATTGCCTTCCAGGAGGTTCTACCCATACCTGAACCCAGCCAGGCCCTGAGGCCCGAGGAGCAGAGCCATCTGGACAACATACTGGACAAGCTGTGGCGGACCTCGGCGCGTGTTGTGGTGGTGTTCTCACCGGAGCTGACCCTGCACAACTTCTTCCTGGAGGTGCTGCGCTGGAACTTCACCGGCTTTGTGTGGATCGCCTCTGAGTCCTGGGCTATTGACCCTGCTCTGCACAACCTCACAGAGCTGCGCCACACGGGCACTTTCCTGGGTGTCACCACCCAGAGGGTGTCCATCCCTGGCTTCAGCGAGTTCCGAGTGCGCCGTGCCAAGCCAGGGTATCCCATGCCCAACAAGACCAACCTGAGGGCTACCTGTAACCAGGACTGTGACGCCTGCCTGAACATCACTGAGTCTTTCAACAACATTCTTATGCTTTCTGGGGAGCGTGTGGTCTACAGTGTGTACTCGGCAGTCTACGCAGTGGCCCATGCCCTGCACAGATTTCTGCACTGCAACCAGGTCCACTGCACCAAGCGAATGGTCTACCCATGGCAG CTACTCGGGGAGATTTGGCAGGTCAACTTCACCCTCCTGGGCAACCGGCTCTTCTTCGACCAACGAGGGGACATGCCGATGCTCTTGGACATTATCCAGTGGCAGTGGGACCTGAGCCAAAATCCCTTCCAGAGCATTGCCTCCTACTCCCCTACCCAGAAGAGGCTGACCTACATCAACAATGTGTCCTGGCACACCCCCAACAACACG atCCCTGTGTCCATGTGTTCCAAGAGCTGTCAGCCTGGGCAGATGAAAAAGCCCATAGGCCTCCACCCCTGCTGCTTTGAGTGCGTGGACTGCCCGCCGGGCACCTACCTCAACCGCTCTGCAG ATGAATTTAACTGCTTACCCTGCCCGGGTTCCATGTGGTCCTACAAAAACGACATCACTTGCTTCAAGCGGCACCTGGCCTTCCTGGAGTGGTACGATGTGTCCACCATCGTGGTGACCATACTGGCCGCTGTGGGCTTCTTCAGCACGCTGGCCATCCTGCTCATCTTCTGGAGACATTTGCAGACACCCATGGTGCGCTCGGCGGGTGGCCCCATGTGCTTCCTgatgctggtgccactgctgctggccTTTGGGATGGTGCCTGTGTACGTGGGACCCCCCACGGTCTTCTCGTGTTTCTGCCGCCAGGCTTTCTTTACCGTCTGCTTCTCCGTCTGCCTATCCTGCATCACGGTGCGCTCCTTCCAGATCGTGTGTGTCTTCAAGATGGCCAGGCGCCTGCCACGTGCCTATGCCTTCTGGCTGCGCTGCCACGGGCCCTATGCCTTTGTGGCCTTCATCACGGCCATCAAGATGGCTCTGGTGGCAGGCAACATGCTGGCCACCACCATCAACCCCATTGGCCGGACGGACCCGGAAGACCCCACCATTATGATTCTTTCGTGCCACCCTAACTACCGCAACGGGCTGCTGCTCAACACCAGCATGGACTTGCTGCTGTCCGTGCTGGGTTTCAGCTTCGCTTACTTGGGCAAGGAACTGCCCACCAACTACAACGAGGCCAAGTTTATCACTCTCAGCATGACCTTCTCCTTcgcctcctccacctccctctgcacCTTCATGTCCGTCCACGATGGAGTGCTGGTCACCATCATGGACCTCCTAGTCACTGTGCTCAACTTTCTGGCCATCGGCTTGGGGTACTTTGGTCCCAAGTGTTACATGATCCTTTTCTACCCGGAGCGCAACACTTCAGCTTACTTCAACAGCGTGATCCAGGGCTACACCATGAGGAAGAGCTAG